One Glycine soja cultivar W05 chromosome 7, ASM419377v2, whole genome shotgun sequence genomic window, AGAGAGGAAGATAAGAGAGGCCAAGGCCAAAGCTTGTCTTTTCTCTTCTGtttcaaaaatcatatttacGAGAATTATGAATTTGAATTCTGCGAAGGACATTTGGGACTACCTCAAATCAGAGTATTAGGGTAGTGTGCAAACTAAAGGTATGAAGGCACTTAACTTGGCTACAGAATTTGAGATGCAAAGCATGAAGGAGACAAAAACTATCAAAAGTTATGCTGACAAACAGTTGAGCATTGCAAACAAGGTACGTCTCCTCGGTAAGGATTTTCCTAACGAAAGGATAGTGCAAAAAATAGTTGTTACTATACCTGAAAAATATGAATCCAAAATATCAGCATTAGAGGAGTCAAAAGAATTGTCAAATATCACCCTTGGAGAATTGGTAAATGCTTTACAGGCACAGGAACATAGGAGAATGATGAGACATGGGGTGGCAATACAAGGTGCTTTTCATATAAAAGCACAAAACATAGGAGGAGGCAAAGATAAGAAGAACAACTAATGGAAGAAAACAAGAAACCAGCTGAAAGCTCCAACAAGCAACAAAATGATACTTTTCTGCCTTGTCCACATTGCAAAAAAACAAACCactctaaaaaaaatgttggtggAGGCCTGACATCAAGTGCAAAAAATGTGGTAAGCTGGGGCATGTAGAGCAGATTTGCAAGTCACCAGAGGAGGCAAAGGTGTCCATGGAGcaacaagaagaaga contains:
- the LOC114420516 gene encoding uncharacterized protein LOC114420516; protein product: MKALNLATEFEMQSMKETKTIKSYADKQLSIANKVRLLGKDFPNERIVQKIVVTIPEKYESKISALEESKELSNITLGELVNALQAQEHRRMMRHGVAIQGAFHIKAQNIGGGKDKKNN